The proteins below come from a single Danio aesculapii chromosome 25, fDanAes4.1, whole genome shotgun sequence genomic window:
- the si:ch211-256a21.4 gene encoding uncharacterized protein si:ch211-256a21.4, protein MFGPELVDSRSRFRFFESCLGLMGCLCINYAIWTPRWLSDRGLWTGNETRTEDRWTDEDIAKGMEAERVFAVVAFLMSISSGVLCLMLALCWTSQTVRSYSNTRSLLMAGQALDPSSLLIFTLVPTGFFFFLSWAFFTHRHISEIRDDVTQLGLSYWLGVVGWGLLLAVLPIVFIAEKCVVPDILPELMESADMWWKAPEVAHARSFSEGCHGSEHKFRPDFRRYISVP, encoded by the exons ATGTTCGGACCAGAACTGGTGGACTCGAGGAGTCGCTTTCGCTTTTTTGAGTCATGTCTTGGTTTGATGGGCTGTTTGTGTATCAACTATGCGATCTGGACACCTCGTTGGCTCAGTGACAGGGGTTTGTGGACCGGTAATGAGACAAGAACAGAGGACAGATGGACTGATGAGGACATTGCTAAAG GTATGGAGGCTGAACGAGTCTTTGCAGTGGTTGCTTTCCTTATGTCAATCAGTTCTGGAGTGCTGTGTCTCATGCTCGCCCTCTGCTGGACATCTCAAACAGTGCGCTCCTACTCCAACACTCGATCACTGCTGATGGCAGGCCAAGCTCTTGACCCAAGCTCACTGCTGATCTTCACACTAGTACCGACAG gatttttcttttttctcagcTGGGCATTCTTTACCCATCGGCACATATCTGAAATTAGGGATGACGTCACTCAACTCGGACTATCCTATTGGCTGGGAGTGGTGGGCTGGGGTTTGCTATTGGCAGTGCTGCCCATAGTCTTCATTGCTGAGAAGTGTGTGGTTCCTGACATTCTGCCAGAGCTAATGGAGTCTGCCGATATGTGGTGGAAGGCGCCAGAAGTTGCACACGCACGATCGTTTAGCGAGGGCTGCCATGGTTCAGAGCACAAGTTTCGTCCTGACTTCAGGAGGTATATTTCAGTGCCTTGA